Proteins found in one Patescibacteria group bacterium genomic segment:
- a CDS encoding DNA alkylation repair protein, whose product MLLCLFLKKIAKQIGKDHQISQQLWDSGIYEARILAGLVGKPNKVTKRQMEKWVNDFDSWGVCDSICSNLFDKTQFAYSKAFEWSKRKEEFIKGVGLVMIACLSVHDKEANNKKFEQFFPIIKREADDQRNFIRKAINWALRQIGKRNIVLNKKAIVVAKQIQKMDSKSAKWIANDALRELTSEAVQKRLVAKK is encoded by the coding sequence GTGTTACTATGCCTTTTTTTAAAGAAAATAGCGAAACAGATTGGCAAAGATCATCAAATATCCCAACAGCTTTGGGATTCTGGAATTTATGAAGCAAGAATTCTGGCTGGGTTAGTTGGAAAACCAAATAAGGTTACAAAAAGACAAATGGAAAAATGGGTTAATGATTTTGATTCTTGGGGTGTTTGTGATTCAATTTGCAGTAATCTTTTTGATAAAACTCAATTTGCCTATTCAAAAGCCTTTGAATGGAGCAAAAGAAAAGAAGAATTTATTAAAGGAGTGGGGTTGGTGATGATAGCTTGTTTGTCAGTTCATGATAAAGAAGCCAATAATAAAAAGTTTGAGCAATTTTTTCCCATTATCAAAAGAGAAGCTGATGATCAAAGAAATTTTATTAGAAAAGCGATCAATTGGGCCTTAAGACAGATTGGTAAAAGAAATATTGTTTTGAACAAGAAAGCAATTGTTGTCGCCAAACAAATCCAAAAGATGGACTCTAAAAGTGCTAAATGGATTGCTAATGATGCTTTGCGAGAATTAACCAGTGAAGCCGTTCAGAAAAGACTGGTTGCGAAAAAATGA
- a CDS encoding cupin domain-containing protein has protein sequence MTGYVGKIEEITEKNTNFRQVLFTGKYCQLVVMSLKPKEEIGMEVHSQVDQFFRIEEGEAKVIIDGEESLIGDGDAIIVPAGSQHNVINNSETEALKLYTIYSPPNHPEGTVHKTKEEADAAEHEGH, from the coding sequence ATGACAGGATACGTAGGAAAAATAGAGGAGATTACCGAAAAAAATACTAACTTTAGGCAAGTCCTTTTTACAGGTAAATACTGCCAGTTGGTGGTAATGAGTCTAAAACCAAAAGAAGAGATCGGGATGGAAGTCCATTCTCAAGTGGACCAATTTTTTCGAATTGAAGAAGGGGAAGCAAAGGTAATTATTGATGGGGAAGAATCTCTTATTGGCGATGGCGATGCGATTATTGTTCCCGCCGGCAGTCAACACAATGTTATTAACAACTCAGAGACTGAAGCCCTTAAACTTTATACAATCTATTCCCCACCCAATCATCCTGAGGGAACCGTTCATAAAACAAAAGAGGAAGCAGACGCCGCTGAGCATGAAGGACATTAA
- the miaA gene encoding tRNA (adenosine(37)-N6)-dimethylallyltransferase MiaA, with product MNKLLIICGLTATGKTALAVSLSKKFKGELISADSRQVYQGLDIGTGKDHPETVKIHLVDVVKPDQEFSVSKYYRLVWQVIKKIWKKDKLPILVGGTGFYIKAVIDSLATKDIPPNPRIREGMKDWSPKKLYQYLEELDPIKVASLNQSDRQNPRRLIRAIEIVAWKKENPDWQPKKHQKPSVLFIGLKTDYKKLYKRIDRRVRERVKEGAEKEVKDLIDQDYSWDLPAMNAMGYLQWKPFFEGKVNRETVIERWQMAEHAFARRQMTWFKKDKRINWFDINQKGWENKVEDLVEKWYSKNDA from the coding sequence ATGAATAAGCTTCTTATTATTTGCGGGTTAACCGCTACTGGAAAAACAGCTCTTGCTGTTAGTTTGTCAAAAAAGTTTAAAGGTGAGTTGATTTCGGCTGATTCTCGTCAGGTTTATCAGGGTTTGGATATTGGGACGGGTAAAGATCATCCTGAAACAGTTAAAATTCATCTGGTTGATGTGGTCAAACCCGACCAGGAATTTAGTGTTTCTAAATATTATCGTTTAGTGTGGCAAGTAATTAAAAAGATTTGGAAAAAAGACAAACTGCCAATCTTAGTGGGTGGCACTGGTTTTTATATTAAAGCTGTGATCGATAGTTTAGCTACCAAAGATATTCCTCCTAATCCTCGGATTCGTGAAGGCATGAAGGATTGGTCTCCTAAAAAACTTTATCAATATTTAGAAGAGCTTGATCCAATTAAAGTGGCTTCTTTAAATCAGTCTGATCGTCAGAATCCTAGGCGCTTAATCCGAGCGATTGAGATTGTGGCTTGGAAAAAGGAAAACCCTGATTGGCAGCCAAAAAAACATCAAAAACCATCAGTTTTGTTTATTGGTTTAAAAACTGACTACAAAAAACTCTACAAACGAATAGATAGGCGAGTGAGAGAACGAGTCAAAGAGGGAGCCGAAAAAGAAGTTAAAGATTTAATTGATCAAGATTATTCTTGGGATTTGCCAGCCATGAACGCCATGGGTTATCTTCAATGGAAACCTTTTTTTGAAGGAAAAGTTAATCGAGAAACCGTTATTGAACGTTGGCAGATGGCCGAACACGCTTTTGCTCGTCGGCAAATGACTTGGTTTAAAAAAGATAAACGAATTAATTGGTTTGACATTAATCAAAAAGGATGGGAAAATAAGGTAGAAGATTTAGTTGAAAAATGGTACTCTAAAAACGATGCCTAA
- the miaB gene encoding tRNA (N6-isopentenyl adenosine(37)-C2)-methylthiotransferase MiaB, with protein MLKLKTYFIQTFGCQMNEADSERMAGVFEKKGYQLAKKIEKAEVIVINTCSVRESAENRVFGLINNLSQQKKKDQKIIVTGCILGSALGEKRRYTLRQLKKKLPQVDEFKTIEELVTSEKVKPKRKKKVSALVSIMEGCDNFCSYCVVPYARGKEISRPFEEIIGEVETLAKRGYQEIILLGQNVNSYGKGLKPERKFSDLLRQLHEIKGIKKISFLTSNPWDLTDDIIEAMSLPKISRELHLPVQSGDNQILKKMNRPYTAFQYLKLVVKIKKKIPNIQISTDIIVGFPEETREAFENTVKLCQKVGFVKAYIAKYSSRPGTTAFKLKDNVLPKEKKQRWQILEKLINKKS; from the coding sequence ATGTTAAAACTAAAAACTTATTTCATTCAAACTTTTGGCTGTCAGATGAATGAGGCGGATTCAGAAAGAATGGCTGGTGTTTTTGAGAAAAAAGGTTATCAGTTAGCCAAGAAAATTGAAAAGGCTGAGGTTATTGTAATTAATACTTGTTCAGTTCGAGAATCAGCTGAAAACAGAGTTTTTGGTTTAATCAATAATCTTAGTCAGCAAAAAAAGAAAGATCAAAAAATTATTGTAACTGGTTGCATTCTTGGCTCGGCTCTAGGTGAGAAACGACGTTACACCTTGCGTCAATTGAAAAAGAAGTTACCCCAAGTTGACGAATTTAAAACTATTGAAGAATTAGTCACCTCTGAAAAAGTTAAGCCTAAGAGAAAAAAGAAAGTTAGTGCTTTGGTTTCGATTATGGAAGGTTGTGATAATTTTTGTTCTTATTGTGTTGTTCCTTATGCTCGAGGTAAAGAAATTAGTCGGCCTTTTGAAGAAATTATTGGTGAGGTAGAGACATTGGCTAAAAGAGGCTACCAGGAAATTATTCTGTTAGGCCAAAACGTTAATAGTTATGGTAAGGGCCTTAAGCCAGAGAGGAAATTTAGTGATTTACTTCGTCAACTTCACGAGATAAAGGGAATTAAGAAAATTTCTTTTCTTACTTCCAATCCTTGGGATTTAACTGATGACATTATTGAAGCCATGAGTTTGCCAAAGATTAGTCGGGAACTTCATTTGCCAGTTCAGTCTGGTGATAATCAGATTTTGAAGAAGATGAATCGACCCTACACGGCCTTTCAATATTTAAAATTAGTTGTAAAAATCAAAAAGAAAATTCCTAATATTCAGATAAGTACTGATATTATTGTCGGTTTTCCTGAAGAAACTAGAGAAGCTTTTGAGAATACGGTTAAACTCTGCCAAAAAGTCGGTTTTGTTAAAGCCTACATTGCTAAATATTCATCGAGACCCGGTACGACAGCTTTTAAATTAAAAGACAATGTTTTGCCAAAAGAGAAAAAACAACGGTGGCAAATTTTAGAGAAATTGATTAACAAAAAATCCTAA
- a CDS encoding ATP-binding cassette domain-containing protein, which yields MAAIQVSRLKKFYRVHQKEPGLTGSVKSLFKRKYVDVKAVNNISFSIDEGELIGFIGPNGAGKTTTLKCLSGLLYPSSGKISVLGFDPWERKPEFLKQIALVMGQKNQLWWDLPAMETFLLNKEIYGISDEQFEKTLDELTRLLEVKDLLRVQVRKLSLGQRMKCELVAALLHSPKVLFLDEPTIGLDVVMQKRMRDFIKEYNRSSKSTIILTSHYMSDVKELCQRVIIIDKGKIVFDGQLREITKKYADHKQISIILAKEVDPKKLEAIGKVKEFNYPELILTAKRNEVSMIAARALDKLPVADLNIEEPAIEDIIRELFTGKKYG from the coding sequence GTGGCAGCAATTCAAGTTTCTCGTCTAAAAAAATTCTATCGAGTTCATCAGAAAGAACCGGGATTAACCGGTTCAGTTAAATCTCTTTTTAAGAGAAAATACGTTGATGTTAAGGCGGTTAATAATATTTCCTTTTCTATTGATGAGGGTGAGTTAATTGGTTTTATTGGTCCTAATGGGGCAGGCAAAACAACAACTTTAAAGTGTCTTTCGGGATTACTTTATCCTAGTTCGGGTAAGATTTCGGTTTTGGGTTTTGATCCTTGGGAGAGAAAACCAGAATTTCTCAAACAAATTGCTTTAGTCATGGGACAAAAAAATCAGCTTTGGTGGGATTTGCCAGCCATGGAAACTTTTTTATTGAATAAGGAGATTTATGGAATTTCTGATGAGCAGTTTGAAAAAACTTTAGACGAACTGACTCGGTTACTTGAGGTTAAAGATCTCCTTAGGGTCCAAGTGAGAAAACTTTCCTTAGGTCAGAGAATGAAATGTGAATTAGTGGCGGCTTTACTTCATTCACCCAAGGTACTTTTTCTTGACGAGCCAACGATTGGTCTTGATGTGGTCATGCAAAAAAGGATGCGTGACTTTATTAAAGAATACAACCGGAGCTCCAAATCAACCATTATCCTCACCTCTCATTACATGAGTGATGTTAAAGAACTTTGCCAGCGAGTCATTATTATTGATAAGGGCAAAATTGTTTTTGACGGTCAGCTTAGGGAAATTACTAAAAAATATGCTGACCATAAACAAATCTCAATTATTTTAGCTAAAGAGGTGGATCCTAAAAAATTAGAAGCGATAGGGAAGGTGAAGGAATTTAATTATCCAGAGTTAATTCTTACTGCTAAGAGGAATGAGGTTTCGATGATTGCGGCCAGAGCTTTGGATAAATTACCGGTAGCTGATCTGAATATCGAAGAACCGGCGATTGAAGATATTATTCGAGAATTATTCACCGGTAAGAAGTATGGCTAA
- a CDS encoding ABC-2 family transporter protein: MAKYFQLIKNTLEEYFVYRLNFVLWRFRSFVLFLTLFFFWAAIYQGRGEIFGYQKAQMLTYVIGIAFLRGLVMSNRSTDLEADIYSGKINSFLVKPLSLRSFYFTRDLADKLLNLSFVLVEIGLVLYLFKPPFWFPQNPLNLLFFILLIFLSAFLFFFINLIACSLAFWTESTWAPRWLIMLVVVEFMSGAFFPIDILPYWLTRFILATPFPYLIYFPLKVWLEQVSTIEIIRVTGMMIFWLVMMFYLSRLVWRKGLRHYSAWGG, from the coding sequence ATGGCTAAGTATTTTCAGTTAATTAAAAATACGCTTGAAGAATATTTTGTTTACCGTTTAAACTTTGTTCTTTGGCGGTTTCGCAGTTTTGTTCTTTTTTTGACTCTTTTTTTCTTCTGGGCCGCTATTTATCAAGGCCGGGGTGAAATTTTTGGCTACCAAAAAGCCCAAATGTTGACTTACGTGATTGGGATTGCCTTTTTAAGGGGATTGGTAATGTCTAATCGAAGTACTGATCTTGAAGCCGATATTTATAGTGGCAAGATTAATAGTTTTCTGGTCAAACCTTTGTCTCTTAGAAGCTTTTACTTTACTCGCGATCTGGCTGACAAACTTTTGAATCTTTCTTTTGTTTTAGTTGAGATTGGTCTGGTTCTTTATCTTTTTAAACCGCCTTTTTGGTTCCCTCAAAATCCGCTTAATCTCCTCTTTTTTATTCTCTTGATTTTCTTATCAGCCTTTCTTTTTTTCTTTATTAATTTGATTGCTTGTTCTTTAGCTTTTTGGACAGAATCTACTTGGGCGCCGCGCTGGTTAATTATGTTGGTGGTGGTTGAATTTATGTCTGGAGCTTTTTTCCCGATTGACATTTTGCCTTATTGGCTAACCCGCTTTATTCTCGCCACTCCCTTTCCTTATTTAATTTATTTTCCTTTAAAAGTTTGGTTGGAACAAGTTTCAACAATCGAAATAATCAGAGTGACGGGGATGATGATTTTCTGGTTAGTGATGATGTTTTATCTTTCGCGATTAGTTTGGCGAAAAGGTTTAAGGCATTACTCTGCCTGGGGAGGTTAA
- a CDS encoding CPBP family intramembrane glutamic endopeptidase gives MKKYLIILLFSIFPFLLIKDLPLMWVRYFFVTIFVIFLFYQTFTKYNFKQLGYFKPTKQDYLFFLPMIPFSFLLLMLFIRFKLSYFCPPEPLTILEKIPTWLYLLIYALINTPVQEVIYRPFLINHLEMVLKNKKLIFILSVTLFSLLHLAWGAQLVLGSFFFGIYVVWWFMKTRNVVFITIAHILIGLIIMYFCFI, from the coding sequence ATGAAGAAATATTTGATTATTTTATTATTTTCAATCTTTCCCTTTCTTCTTATAAAAGATTTGCCTTTAATGTGGGTCAGATATTTTTTTGTCACTATTTTTGTAATTTTTCTTTTTTATCAGACTTTTACAAAATACAATTTTAAACAGCTTGGTTACTTTAAGCCGACTAAGCAAGATTATCTTTTTTTTCTTCCTATGATCCCGTTTTCATTTTTACTTTTGATGTTGTTTATTAGATTTAAACTTTCCTATTTCTGCCCGCCTGAACCATTAACTATCCTAGAAAAAATACCAACTTGGTTATATTTGTTAATTTATGCTTTAATTAATACTCCTGTTCAAGAAGTCATCTATCGGCCATTTCTTATAAATCACTTAGAAATGGTTCTGAAAAACAAAAAACTCATTTTTATTTTAAGTGTAACTTTATTTTCTTTACTTCACCTTGCTTGGGGAGCACAGCTTGTTTTAGGTTCCTTCTTTTTTGGTATTTATGTAGTCTGGTGGTTCATGAAAACAAGAAATGTTGTTTTTATTACAATTGCTCATATTTTAATAGGATTAATAATAATGTATTTTTGTTTTATATGA
- a CDS encoding ABC-2 family transporter protein yields MKRLTKIWLLMAKNAAQEQLLTSSSGFFFITGKVLRFLFMIVFLLVVLSQTKTLAGYSREQVILFFLIFNIVDIFTQFLFRGAYHFRSLITSGNFDLDLLRPLPSFFRPIFGYTDILDLITLIPLLIFFVWFIFSQQLFAGFNHLFLAMLLLFNSFILGFSFHLFACSVGIITMEVDHLLWIYRDMTGMARFPTDIYREVIRWVLTFTIPVVFLFTIPTKALMGLISWPWVVAAFLVNGLFLWGSLRLWRYALTQYSSASS; encoded by the coding sequence ATGAAACGCTTGACTAAAATTTGGCTTTTAATGGCTAAAAATGCAGCCCAAGAGCAATTACTGACTTCATCGTCAGGTTTTTTCTTTATTACTGGTAAGGTTTTGAGATTTCTTTTTATGATTGTCTTTTTGCTAGTAGTTTTATCCCAAACAAAAACTCTGGCCGGTTATTCTCGCGAACAAGTAATTTTATTCTTTTTAATTTTTAACATCGTTGATATCTTTACCCAGTTTTTATTTCGAGGCGCTTACCATTTCCGATCTCTGATTACTTCAGGTAATTTTGATTTAGATTTATTAAGACCTCTGCCTTCTTTTTTCCGACCAATTTTTGGTTACACCGATATTTTGGATTTAATCACTTTAATTCCTCTTTTGATTTTCTTTGTTTGGTTTATCTTTTCCCAACAACTCTTTGCTGGTTTTAATCACTTATTTTTAGCGATGCTTCTTTTGTTTAATAGTTTTATCTTGGGTTTTTCTTTTCATCTTTTTGCTTGCAGCGTTGGTATCATTACTATGGAAGTAGACCATTTACTTTGGATTTATCGTGATATGACCGGTATGGCTCGTTTTCCGACTGATATTTATAGGGAAGTAATTAGATGGGTTTTAACTTTTACCATTCCCGTGGTTTTTCTTTTTACAATTCCCACTAAAGCCTTAATGGGCTTAATTTCTTGGCCTTGGGTAGTCGCTGCCTTTTTGGTTAACGGTTTGTTTTTATGGGGGTCACTTCGTCTTTGGCGTTATGCTCTGACTCAATATTCTAGCGCTAGTAGTTAG
- a CDS encoding nucleoside triphosphate pyrophosphohydrolase, with protein MYQFKVAKLVRDKIAQRMIANENASYRVLNDKDFISQLKKKILEEAKELIPVKDKEKIIKEIADLQEIIDTLIKTLKSSKKEIKTKQREENKKSSSFRKRLYIEKIELENNHQWLDYYLSHPKKYPKIKNK; from the coding sequence ATGTATCAATTCAAAGTGGCTAAATTAGTTAGAGATAAAATCGCTCAAAGAATGATTGCTAATGAAAATGCTAGTTATCGAGTTTTGAATGATAAGGATTTTATTAGCCAATTAAAAAAGAAGATTCTTGAAGAAGCCAAAGAACTAATACCTGTCAAAGATAAGGAAAAAATTATTAAGGAAATTGCTGATCTTCAAGAGATTATTGATACTTTAATCAAAACTTTAAAATCTTCAAAAAAGGAAATTAAAACAAAACAAAGAGAAGAAAATAAAAAATCAAGTTCTTTTAGAAAAAGGCTTTATATCGAAAAGATTGAATTAGAAAACAATCACCAATGGCTTGATTATTACCTCTCTCACCCTAAAAAATATCCTAAAATCAAAAACAAGTGA
- the rny gene encoding ribonuclease Y, which translates to MGLLDNLLTKALDEEKATQKSGEKVKSIKKVNSKKIAKELATKIAEIERREGALEEKENQLDKRQKDLDKKLTEVEEIRKKEIAKLEKIAELTREEAKNLLLEATEKRLAESMARKVKEAEEEVEETVEEKAKELLVEAMQHGATDYVAEYTVSSVQLPSEELKGRVIGREGRNIRAFEQATGVEIELGDANDIIISSFDSIRREIAKRALQKLVRDQRIQPARIKEVVSQTKKEVEKIMFEEGKRLCHAVDVYRLHPDLIKLLGRFKFRFSYGQNMIAHTLEETKIGLQIAHEVGADVNIIRLGCLLHDIGKVVTEEEGTHVQLGVDLAKKYSIPKEVIACIAEHHEDKPFSSAESRIIWVADAISGSRPGARYAAHEEYVKRMEGIEEIANKFEGVEEAFAYQAGRDVRVMVKPEEVSDDELVVLANKIAQKLEEKVTYAGQIKVTCIRETSASETTKAK; encoded by the coding sequence ATGGGATTATTAGATAATTTATTAACAAAAGCTTTAGATGAAGAAAAGGCAACTCAAAAAAGTGGGGAAAAAGTAAAATCGATAAAAAAAGTGAACAGTAAAAAAATCGCTAAAGAGCTGGCAACTAAAATTGCAGAAATTGAAAGAAGAGAAGGGGCTTTAGAGGAAAAAGAAAACCAGCTTGATAAGCGCCAAAAAGATTTGGATAAGAAATTAACTGAAGTTGAAGAAATAAGAAAAAAAGAAATTGCTAAATTAGAAAAGATTGCCGAATTAACTCGTGAGGAAGCAAAAAATCTTTTATTGGAAGCAACTGAGAAACGTCTAGCTGAAAGTATGGCTCGCAAAGTCAAAGAAGCGGAAGAAGAAGTTGAAGAGACAGTTGAAGAGAAAGCCAAAGAGTTATTGGTTGAAGCCATGCAGCATGGAGCAACTGATTATGTGGCCGAATACACGGTTTCTTCGGTTCAACTACCGAGTGAAGAATTGAAAGGCAGGGTGATTGGTCGTGAAGGTAGAAACATTCGTGCTTTTGAACAGGCTACGGGAGTGGAGATTGAATTAGGTGATGCTAATGACATTATTATTTCTTCTTTTGATTCAATTCGCCGGGAAATTGCCAAAAGAGCTTTGCAAAAATTAGTTAGAGATCAGAGAATTCAACCAGCCAGAATTAAAGAAGTTGTTAGTCAAACTAAGAAAGAGGTTGAGAAGATTATGTTCGAGGAAGGTAAAAGGCTTTGTCATGCGGTTGATGTTTATCGACTTCATCCTGATCTAATTAAACTTCTAGGCCGTTTCAAATTCAGATTTTCTTATGGTCAAAACATGATTGCTCATACTCTTGAAGAAACCAAAATTGGTCTTCAAATTGCTCATGAAGTTGGGGCCGATGTTAATATCATCCGTTTGGGTTGTCTCCTCCACGATATTGGCAAAGTGGTTACTGAAGAAGAAGGTACCCATGTCCAGTTAGGAGTTGATTTGGCCAAGAAATACAGTATTCCCAAAGAAGTGATTGCTTGTATTGCTGAACATCATGAAGATAAACCTTTTTCGTCAGCTGAATCGCGGATTATTTGGGTTGCTGACGCTATTTCCGGTTCCCGACCAGGTGCTAGATACGCCGCTCATGAAGAATATGTGAAGCGGATGGAGGGAATTGAAGAAATCGCTAACAAGTTCGAGGGAGTTGAGGAAGCTTTTGCTTATCAGGCCGGCCGGGATGTTCGGGTGATGGTTAAACCGGAAGAAGTTAGTGATGACGAACTGGTAGTTTTAGCTAATAAGATTGCCCAAAAATTAGAAGAAAAAGTTACCTATGCTGGCCAGATTAAGGTGACTTGTATCCGCGAGACTTCCGCCAGTGAGACGACTAAAGCAAAATAA
- a CDS encoding RecX family transcriptional regulator, translated as MPQVTKIKAQKNKKRVNLYLDGKFFFGLDADNFLKARLKIGQKLNQKQIDDLIFKNEFQKLLDRAFRLISRRPRSEKEISNYFKKKKSSSKVAEKVIAKLKELKQIDDREFARWWVDQRTSFRPRGKYGLTMELRQKGIDKAVIKETVESVSELRLAEELAQKKLKTYKNLSKNEFYRKMSAFLARRGFSWEVIRTVIAKYLENW; from the coding sequence GTGCCCCAAGTAACCAAAATCAAAGCCCAAAAAAACAAAAAGCGTGTCAATCTTTATCTTGATGGCAAATTCTTTTTTGGTTTAGATGCTGATAATTTTTTAAAAGCCCGTTTAAAAATTGGCCAAAAATTAAATCAAAAACAAATAGATGATTTAATTTTTAAGAATGAATTTCAAAAATTACTGGATAGGGCTTTTCGTTTAATCTCCAGGCGACCTCGATCTGAAAAAGAAATCAGCAATTATTTTAAGAAAAAGAAATCATCTTCAAAAGTAGCCGAAAAAGTAATTGCTAAATTAAAAGAATTAAAACAAATAGATGATCGGGAATTTGCCCGTTGGTGGGTTGATCAAAGAACGAGTTTTCGGCCCCGAGGCAAGTATGGTCTAACCATGGAATTGCGTCAAAAAGGAATTGATAAGGCTGTTATTAAAGAAACGGTTGAGAGTGTCAGTGAATTGCGTTTGGCTGAAGAATTAGCCCAAAAGAAATTAAAGACTTATAAAAACCTGTCCAAAAATGAATTTTATCGAAAAATGTCGGCTTTTTTGGCTCGGCGCGGTTTTTCTTGGGAAGTAATTAGAACAGTTATTGCGAAATACTTAGAAAACTGGTAA
- a CDS encoding HU family DNA-binding protein, whose protein sequence is MTKKQIVTLVATKAHLTKRASREAIDTFLTEIANALKKGDKVVLSGFGTFRVAKVKEKSVIVPGSGEKKMVKSHRAPRFSPGKPLKKAVR, encoded by the coding sequence ATGACTAAAAAACAAATTGTGACTTTAGTAGCGACTAAGGCCCATTTGACTAAAAGGGCTTCTCGAGAGGCAATTGACACTTTTTTAACTGAAATTGCTAATGCTTTAAAAAAGGGTGATAAAGTCGTTCTTTCTGGTTTTGGTACTTTTCGAGTTGCTAAGGTTAAAGAAAAGTCAGTTATTGTTCCTGGAAGCGGTGAAAAGAAAATGGTTAAAAGTCATCGGGCTCCTAGATTTTCTCCAGGAAAACCATTAAAGAAGGCGGTCAGGTAA